A stretch of Oenanthe melanoleuca isolate GR-GAL-2019-014 unplaced genomic scaffold, OMel1.0 S201, whole genome shotgun sequence DNA encodes these proteins:
- the LOC130266762 gene encoding olfactory receptor 14A16-like codes for MSNSSSISHFLLLPWAETQQLQLLHFCLFLGISLAALLGNGLIISAVACGHHLHTPMFFFLLNLALTDLGCICTTVPKAMHNSLWDTRNISYAGCAAQIFRAVLRIPCEQGRHKAFSTCLPHLAVLSLFSSTSSLAYLKPKSISSPSLDLSLSILYSVVPPALNPLIYSLRNQEIKAAVWRLVTGKFQKH; via the exons atgtccaacagcagctccatcagccacttcctcctgctgccatgggcagaaacacagcagctgcagctcctgcacttctgcctcttcctgggcatctccctggctgccctcctgggcaacggcctcatcatcagcgccgtagcctgcggccaccacctgcacacccccatgttcttcttcctgctcaacctggccctcactgacctgggctgcatctgcaccactgtgcccaaagccatgcacaattccctctgggacaccaggaacatctcctacgctggatgtgctgcacag atcttcagggctgtgctgaggatcccctgtgagcagggacggcacaaagccttttccacctgcctccctcacctggctgtgctctccctctTCAGCAGCACTTCGTCACTTGCCTATCTGAAGCCGAaatccatctcctccccatccctggatctgtccctgtcaattctgtactcagtggtgcctccagccctgaaccccctcatctacagcctgaggaatcAGGAGATCAAGGCTGCAGTGTGGAGACTGGTGACAGGAAAATTTCAAAAACATTAA